The proteins below come from a single Leptospira harrisiae genomic window:
- a CDS encoding WecB/TagA/CpsF family glycosyltransferase, producing MKQLSEIVHNSSKDERDILLEYQNIDVSKLETLNVLGIPIDNVTTDEAIAKLFRVLEKKEGMHHVLFLDPIKLMRMRPKKSLHRIAEKAGTILVEGAGIGWMTSGRLKERVTPIAVMMDLIRLAELKEFTAFIFGAKDEIVERIYFNLTRHFPKVRIVGRHAGHLDRQREMRVKEAIRKTGPDIIFLAMDFPDQEIWIENNTGYFGKAVVIGVGGALDMLSGADKKAPEWFKERGLIWLWRIIARPYRIQRMWETFYFFLLGIRERFRKH from the coding sequence ATGAAGCAATTGAGCGAAATCGTTCACAATTCCTCAAAAGATGAGAGGGATATACTACTGGAATACCAAAATATCGATGTTTCCAAGCTGGAAACTCTGAATGTTTTGGGAATTCCCATCGATAATGTCACAACAGACGAAGCCATAGCCAAACTCTTTCGCGTGCTCGAGAAAAAAGAAGGCATGCACCATGTATTATTTTTAGATCCCATCAAACTCATGAGGATGCGTCCGAAAAAGTCCCTCCACCGCATCGCAGAAAAAGCCGGAACCATTTTGGTAGAAGGGGCGGGAATTGGTTGGATGACCTCAGGAAGACTCAAAGAAAGAGTCACGCCCATCGCTGTGATGATGGATCTCATTCGATTGGCCGAACTCAAAGAATTCACAGCATTCATCTTTGGAGCCAAAGACGAAATAGTAGAACGAATTTATTTCAACCTCACAAGGCATTTTCCAAAAGTTAGGATTGTAGGAAGACACGCTGGCCATCTCGATCGCCAAAGAGAAATGCGAGTCAAAGAAGCCATTCGAAAAACTGGACCCGATATCATTTTCCTTGCGATGGATTTTCCAGACCAAGAAATTTGGATCGAAAACAACACTGGTTATTTTGGCAAAGCAGTTGTGATTGGTGTGGGTGGCGCTTTAGATATGTTATCTGGGGCAGACAAAAAAGCACCAGAGTGGTTTAAAGAAAGAGGGCTTATTTGGCTTTGGAGGATCATCGCAAGACCTTACCGAATCCAAAGGATGTGGGAAACTTTCTATTTCTTTCTACTCGGGATCCGCGAACGTTTCCGTAAACACTAA
- a CDS encoding lysophospholipid acyltransferase family protein — MIPDNKQKPYSKTKYIILSWVVHFIVRVWYLFIRNQKFIIPEESAKVIEKGSGYIIAVFHETTLSLYRHATQYLKRKKKADMVALVSQSKDGEIIHQTFARSGLRSVRGSSTRGGTGAFRNILKEMKQGAVPIFTVDGPKGPRREVKPGVIVTASLTGFPILYLHSCYDRAYTFKSWDRHFFPKFGARLFIQYGEPFFVPKGLSESQMDEYAKKLEIAMGKNAEILESYVRGLFPYNSIDVPPKL; from the coding sequence TTGATTCCAGACAACAAACAAAAACCGTATTCCAAAACCAAATACATCATCCTCAGTTGGGTGGTTCACTTCATTGTCAGAGTTTGGTATTTATTCATTCGAAACCAAAAGTTCATCATTCCTGAAGAAAGTGCTAAGGTGATTGAAAAAGGTTCTGGGTACATCATTGCCGTTTTTCACGAAACCACACTTTCTTTATACCGGCATGCGACCCAATATTTAAAACGAAAGAAAAAAGCCGATATGGTCGCTCTTGTTTCACAATCCAAAGATGGAGAGATCATCCACCAAACCTTTGCTCGGTCAGGACTTCGTTCGGTTCGGGGTTCATCCACACGTGGGGGAACAGGTGCCTTTCGTAATATCTTAAAAGAAATGAAACAAGGTGCAGTTCCTATTTTTACTGTCGATGGTCCGAAAGGCCCAAGGCGAGAAGTGAAACCTGGAGTCATTGTGACGGCTTCTCTCACGGGATTTCCCATCCTATATTTGCACTCTTGTTATGACCGGGCTTATACTTTCAAAAGTTGGGATAGGCATTTTTTCCCAAAATTTGGTGCGAGATTATTTATCCAATATGGGGAACCGTTTTTTGTTCCCAAGGGTCTTTCGGAGAGCCAAATGGATGAATATGCCAAAAAATTGGAAATAGCTATGGGAAAAAATGCGGAAATCTTGGAATCTTATGTGCGTGGACTCTTCCCGTACAATTCTATTGACGTACCGCCTAAACTCTAA
- a CDS encoding ATP-dependent Clp protease adaptor ClpS, with the protein MTGSGASQPTILEETERKPRLSDGPWKVVLWDDDFHTYEYVIEMLMEVCQMPWEKAFQHAVEVDTRKKTIVFFGELEHAEFVHERILNYGPDPRMGTSKGSMTATLEQ; encoded by the coding sequence ATGACCGGTTCTGGAGCATCCCAACCTACCATTTTAGAAGAAACCGAAAGAAAGCCCCGTCTTAGTGATGGGCCTTGGAAGGTTGTGCTTTGGGATGATGACTTTCACACATACGAGTATGTGATTGAAATGTTAATGGAAGTTTGTCAAATGCCTTGGGAAAAAGCTTTCCAACATGCTGTGGAAGTGGACACAAGAAAAAAAACCATCGTCTTTTTTGGTGAGTTGGAACATGCAGAATTCGTCCACGAAAGAATCTTAAACTATGGCCCTGATCCTAGGATGGGAACATCGAAAGGTTCCATGACTGCAACTTTAGAACAGTAA
- a CDS encoding glycogen-binding domain-containing protein: MMKFKSIRIAIILLFFTGIGIFAEEGMDWIGSFSAGELEMSDETEDQNTVYYLWQLESLKKNIAPRYIRYLDVESYVSSGKLIHRGILFTYNGLRDEAVEICGSFNNWECSDMKRNQYGIYYTVIEPTQITETYEEDHIYEYKFRVNGLLTYDPENFDKLEDGSGSYYSRFVLEGKDTDRQTKTMVLEDSANEERDLRTVKFQIYLPDAEVVRVVGNFNDWNPEHDFLKKDRKGVFTLEKKLLPGEYHYQFIVDGEYMLDTYNPATNIKVDTNESVSSLLVPERNYALERKM, encoded by the coding sequence ATGATGAAATTCAAATCCATCCGTATCGCCATCATTTTACTCTTTTTTACCGGAATCGGAATCTTTGCCGAGGAGGGAATGGATTGGATTGGAAGTTTTTCCGCAGGGGAACTTGAGATGTCAGATGAAACGGAAGACCAAAATACGGTGTATTACCTTTGGCAACTGGAAAGTCTCAAAAAAAATATCGCTCCACGTTACATTCGTTATCTCGATGTAGAATCTTATGTTTCTTCAGGAAAACTCATACATAGAGGAATACTTTTTACTTACAATGGACTCCGAGATGAAGCTGTAGAAATCTGCGGAAGTTTTAATAATTGGGAATGTTCCGATATGAAGCGCAACCAATATGGAATTTATTATACTGTGATTGAACCTACACAAATCACAGAGACCTACGAAGAAGATCATATTTACGAATACAAGTTCCGAGTGAATGGTCTTCTCACATACGACCCAGAAAATTTTGATAAGTTGGAAGATGGATCTGGTTCTTACTATTCCCGTTTTGTTTTAGAAGGAAAAGATACGGACCGCCAAACTAAAACAATGGTTTTGGAAGATTCTGCAAACGAAGAACGCGATTTACGAACCGTAAAGTTTCAAATTTATTTACCAGATGCCGAAGTGGTGCGAGTGGTTGGAAATTTTAATGATTGGAACCCGGAACACGATTTTTTAAAGAAAGATCGAAAGGGTGTTTTTACTCTTGAAAAAAAATTATTACCAGGTGAATACCACTACCAATTCATTGTCGATGGCGAGTATATGTTGGATACTTACAATCCGGCTACGAATATCAAAGTGGACACTAATGAATCTGTTTCTTCATTGTTAGTTCCAGAACGAAACTACGCCTTAGAACGTAAGATGTAA
- a CDS encoding transketolase family protein produces MGAPSQSTADKKATRDAYGEALVELGASRQDIVVLDADLSGSTKTADFKKKYPERFFNVGVAEQNLVGHAAGLALSGFVPFASSFAMFLSGRAWEVVRNSVVYPKLNVKLVASHGGITVGEDGASHQCIEDFAIMRVIPEMTVICPSDFNETKQVIHAIADYKGPVYVRVGRPAIPVIERENYKFQIGKAEVISEGKDVCIIANGVMVNEAMIAVGLLKEKGIHASLLNMATIKPLDKEAIIAKAKECGAIVTCEEHNVVGGLGSAVSELLSEEYPVPVIKVGMKDSFGKSGTWSGLLDYFGLRAKDVVSHAEIAISKKKK; encoded by the coding sequence ATGGGAGCACCTAGCCAATCCACAGCAGACAAAAAAGCAACAAGAGATGCCTACGGCGAAGCCTTAGTTGAGTTAGGTGCATCTAGACAAGATATTGTGGTTTTAGATGCGGATCTTTCAGGTTCCACTAAAACTGCAGATTTCAAAAAAAAGTATCCTGAACGTTTTTTTAACGTAGGTGTCGCTGAACAAAACTTAGTTGGCCATGCAGCTGGTCTTGCTCTTTCCGGGTTTGTACCTTTTGCCTCCAGTTTTGCCATGTTTTTATCTGGTAGAGCTTGGGAAGTCGTAAGAAACAGCGTCGTTTATCCAAAGTTAAATGTTAAACTGGTTGCTTCTCATGGTGGTATTACCGTGGGGGAAGACGGTGCTTCTCACCAATGTATTGAAGATTTCGCAATCATGCGTGTCATTCCTGAAATGACAGTCATTTGTCCTTCTGATTTTAACGAAACCAAACAAGTCATCCATGCCATTGCCGATTACAAGGGCCCTGTGTATGTTAGGGTTGGCCGTCCGGCAATCCCTGTCATCGAAAGAGAAAACTACAAATTCCAAATAGGAAAAGCTGAAGTGATCTCCGAAGGAAAAGATGTTTGTATCATTGCCAACGGTGTGATGGTGAACGAAGCTATGATCGCAGTGGGACTACTCAAAGAAAAAGGAATTCATGCAAGCCTTCTGAATATGGCAACCATCAAACCTTTGGACAAAGAAGCCATCATCGCCAAAGCAAAAGAATGTGGTGCCATCGTTACTTGTGAAGAACACAATGTGGTGGGTGGACTTGGTTCTGCTGTTTCGGAACTTCTTTCTGAAGAGTATCCTGTTCCTGTCATCAAAGTGGGAATGAAAGATAGTTTTGGAAAGTCAGGAACATGGAGTGGTTTACTCGACTACTTCGGTCTCCGTGCAAAAGATGTAGTTTCCCACGCAGAAATCGCTATTTCCAAAAAGAAAAAATAA
- a CDS encoding MFS transporter → MNQKQTKRETTYLRFFGLAELADHGARGILAFWVILGMAFFLFGDQNLIAPNMKNIGASLGITDPNEVDWKLGGIIPVLFFILGGAVSLSMGYLSQTFSRKNLLLATVLLGEIPCFLTAYVETYDQFLVLRTLCGFGLGGIFPLLFSLIGDYFSSKSRAIATGYVSLAMGLGVGVGQLLGGILGGADPINGWRASFIYMSAPSFVFAAIYLFFCKEPKRGGAEGVSSDELSHKISLKDFKLLFESKTNLGAFLQGLPGCIPWGVFFVYLADYYEHTYHLSKEISAGMITFAAVGIFIGTFFGGVLGQILYNIKKTYQPLLCIGTTFFGVFPAIMLLYSFDIVPYMGLFIALNIFTGIMISITGPNVRAVLLNVNEPKSRSAIFSIYNLTDDLGKGLGPVMSAVILGLTPDRGLALSISILFWIPCALAWLLILFNYEKDENSMLQLMKQNASKA, encoded by the coding sequence ATGAACCAAAAACAAACAAAACGAGAAACAACCTATCTGCGATTTTTCGGCCTGGCCGAACTTGCAGACCATGGGGCAAGAGGTATTTTAGCATTTTGGGTCATCCTAGGAATGGCCTTCTTTTTGTTTGGTGATCAAAACCTAATTGCACCGAATATGAAAAATATTGGTGCTTCCTTGGGCATCACTGACCCCAACGAAGTCGATTGGAAGTTAGGTGGTATCATTCCTGTTTTGTTCTTTATTTTGGGTGGTGCTGTCTCATTGTCAATGGGATACCTCTCTCAGACTTTCTCACGAAAGAATTTACTTCTCGCCACTGTCCTTCTTGGTGAAATTCCATGTTTTTTAACTGCATACGTTGAAACTTATGACCAGTTTTTAGTTTTACGAACGTTATGCGGGTTTGGTCTTGGTGGAATTTTTCCATTGCTCTTTAGTTTGATTGGAGATTATTTTTCTAGCAAATCTAGGGCGATTGCCACTGGTTATGTGTCTTTGGCGATGGGCCTTGGAGTAGGGGTCGGACAATTACTCGGTGGAATTTTAGGTGGGGCCGATCCTATCAACGGATGGCGTGCTTCTTTTATTTATATGTCTGCTCCTTCCTTTGTTTTTGCTGCGATTTATTTATTCTTTTGTAAAGAACCAAAACGTGGTGGCGCAGAAGGTGTTTCCAGCGATGAGTTATCACATAAAATAAGTTTAAAAGATTTTAAATTATTATTTGAAAGTAAAACAAACTTAGGTGCCTTTTTACAAGGCCTTCCAGGTTGTATTCCTTGGGGAGTGTTCTTTGTTTATTTAGCAGATTATTACGAACACACCTACCATCTTTCCAAAGAAATTTCTGCTGGTATGATTACTTTTGCTGCCGTAGGAATTTTTATTGGAACTTTCTTTGGTGGAGTGCTTGGACAAATTTTATACAATATCAAAAAAACATACCAACCACTACTTTGTATCGGTACTACTTTTTTTGGTGTATTCCCTGCAATCATGCTTCTTTATTCATTTGATATAGTGCCTTATATGGGTTTATTTATCGCTTTGAATATTTTTACAGGGATAATGATTTCCATCACGGGACCTAACGTTCGTGCTGTGTTACTCAATGTAAACGAACCAAAATCAAGAAGTGCTATTTTTTCTATCTATAACTTAACTGATGATTTAGGGAAAGGGCTTGGTCCTGTTATGTCAGCAGTGATTTTAGGATTAACTCCTGATCGTGGACTCGCTTTATCGATATCGATTCTTTTCTGGATCCCATGTGCATTGGCATGGTTACTAATTTTGTTTAATTATGAAAAAGATGAAAACAGTATGCTCCAGTTGATGAAACAAAATGCCTCAAAGGCATAA
- a CDS encoding PilZ domain-containing protein — MESERRLPRISPGDFSEFEVQLDLEGITLFGKLGNISEEGLCFLGEDDLLSDEIESQVLGSIVWAKGTKRMFFEGTVMWTQTSKIKNVVYYIAGIQFLERLNLTDSMLARSLEIK, encoded by the coding sequence ATGGAAAGTGAGCGAAGGCTTCCAAGAATATCCCCAGGAGACTTTTCTGAGTTTGAGGTCCAATTGGATTTAGAAGGAATCACACTTTTCGGAAAGTTAGGGAATATTTCAGAAGAAGGTCTTTGTTTTTTGGGTGAGGATGACTTACTCAGTGATGAAATTGAGTCCCAGGTTTTGGGTAGTATTGTTTGGGCAAAAGGCACCAAACGTATGTTTTTTGAAGGAACGGTCATGTGGACCCAAACTTCAAAAATCAAAAATGTAGTTTATTATATCGCAGGAATCCAGTTTTTAGAAAGACTCAATCTTACGGATTCTATGCTTGCGCGTAGTTTGGAGATCAAATGA
- the mtnC gene encoding acireductone synthase, which yields MNIKHNLLDIEGTTAPIAFVHQVLFPYAKKHITRFLKDFQFSELQRKEIQSEFEKDSALREESFLSRFFKSNSHTKMETIVFSQDLIPSYFEYLIEKDRKFGPLKEIQGKIWKEGYESGEIKSIVYSDVPGFLKTAMDSGIKNHVYSSGSVEAQILIYQYSELGDLRNYFESYFDTAVGGKREKTSYENIAHELRSQPDQIRFFTDIVEEAEAAKAIGMDVVILNRPGNIPQKPHPFPIWDHF from the coding sequence ATGAATATTAAACACAACTTACTCGACATTGAGGGGACAACGGCACCAATTGCCTTTGTCCATCAGGTCCTTTTTCCTTATGCTAAAAAACATATTACCCGTTTTTTAAAAGACTTTCAGTTTTCCGAACTACAACGGAAAGAAATCCAATCTGAATTTGAGAAGGATTCGGCCCTTCGTGAGGAAAGTTTTTTATCACGATTTTTTAAATCAAATTCTCATACAAAAATGGAAACGATTGTTTTTTCACAGGATCTCATTCCTTCTTATTTTGAGTATTTAATAGAGAAAGATCGAAAGTTTGGCCCATTGAAAGAAATCCAAGGTAAAATTTGGAAAGAAGGATACGAATCTGGTGAAATCAAAAGTATTGTTTATTCAGATGTTCCAGGGTTTCTAAAAACTGCGATGGATTCTGGAATCAAAAATCATGTGTATTCTTCTGGTTCTGTAGAAGCCCAAATTTTGATTTATCAGTATTCAGAGTTAGGTGATCTTCGAAACTATTTTGAATCTTATTTTGATACGGCAGTGGGCGGAAAAAGAGAAAAAACTAGTTATGAAAACATAGCGCACGAACTAAGGTCGCAGCCAGACCAAATTCGTTTTTTTACCGATATCGTGGAAGAAGCGGAAGCGGCTAAGGCGATAGGAATGGATGTGGTGATTTTAAACCGCCCAGGAAATATCCCGCAGAAACCACATCCCTTTCCCATCTGGGATCATTTTTAA
- a CDS encoding MBOAT family O-acyltransferase, which translates to MIFSDFEYFVFFLFVFFTVWYVFPTIFSNQSRETRILHVFLLISSYFFYMSWDYRFGALILLSTAIDYYVGLRLASESREKVRYYLLLFSLITNLVFILGFFKYYNFVVTSINSVTNPMFGAEVLPVLKIILPAGISFFTFQSLSYTIDVYRKEIPAEKDFIRFALFVSFFPQLVAGPIVTARTFMPQLYSPKKLEDIEFRVAIRFFMLGYFKKAVLSDMVAPTIDVIYADPAGHHAYALLIAAALGGIQVYLDFSGYSDMAIGSAMLLGYKLPTNFNLPFLATSVSGFWRRWHMTLNSWLRDYIYIPMGGSRVTSVRRKFNLWFTMFVSGVWHGAQWTFVFWGSLNGVFYVLEEVWKEWFPDKKNDLETKHWYNVPVWLFQNILNSSIFFLGAVFFRSLTWENAWIHIRGIFTFQAGQIRPYMWKDFLWIIIFLYLGHLIGYFIFEKGKGKKIPASLEFALYPVLFLVLNLATPENSVPFIYFQF; encoded by the coding sequence TTGATCTTTTCCGATTTTGAATATTTTGTCTTCTTTCTCTTCGTTTTTTTTACGGTTTGGTACGTATTCCCCACAATTTTTTCGAATCAATCTAGAGAAACCAGGATCTTGCATGTATTCCTACTGATTAGTAGTTATTTCTTTTACATGTCTTGGGACTATCGTTTTGGTGCTCTCATTTTACTTTCCACTGCCATAGATTATTATGTTGGCTTAAGGCTCGCATCCGAATCTCGAGAAAAAGTAAGATACTACCTTTTACTTTTTAGTTTGATCACAAACTTAGTTTTTATTTTAGGATTTTTTAAATATTACAATTTCGTAGTGACTTCGATCAACTCAGTCACCAATCCTATGTTTGGTGCTGAGGTTTTACCTGTTTTAAAAATAATTTTACCCGCAGGAATTTCCTTTTTTACCTTTCAATCTTTGTCCTATACCATTGATGTTTATAGAAAAGAAATTCCTGCGGAAAAAGATTTCATTCGGTTTGCATTGTTCGTGAGTTTTTTCCCACAACTGGTAGCAGGACCCATTGTGACGGCAAGAACCTTTATGCCACAATTGTATTCACCAAAAAAATTGGAGGACATTGAGTTCCGGGTGGCCATCCGTTTTTTTATGTTGGGTTATTTTAAAAAAGCCGTCCTTTCCGATATGGTCGCCCCAACCATTGATGTCATTTATGCAGATCCGGCCGGACATCACGCCTATGCATTGTTAATTGCTGCAGCTCTTGGTGGAATTCAAGTGTATTTAGATTTTAGTGGGTATTCTGATATGGCCATCGGAAGCGCCATGTTACTCGGTTATAAACTTCCTACGAACTTTAATTTACCTTTCCTTGCTACTTCTGTATCTGGATTTTGGCGTCGATGGCATATGACCTTAAATTCCTGGTTACGAGATTATATTTATATTCCCATGGGAGGAAGTCGAGTAACTTCCGTAAGACGAAAATTCAATCTTTGGTTTACAATGTTTGTAAGCGGGGTTTGGCACGGAGCCCAATGGACATTTGTATTTTGGGGTTCTCTCAACGGTGTTTTTTATGTTTTGGAAGAAGTATGGAAGGAATGGTTTCCGGACAAAAAGAACGATTTGGAAACCAAACATTGGTACAATGTTCCTGTTTGGCTCTTTCAGAATATTCTCAATAGCTCCATATTTTTTTTGGGTGCTGTTTTCTTTCGTTCTCTTACCTGGGAAAATGCTTGGATTCACATCCGAGGGATTTTTACATTCCAAGCGGGACAGATTCGACCTTATATGTGGAAGGACTTCCTTTGGATCATCATCTTTTTGTATTTAGGCCATCTCATTGGGTATTTTATCTTCGAAAAGGGAAAAGGCAAAAAAATCCCTGCCAGTTTAGAGTTTGCCCTGTATCCGGTTCTTTTCCTTGTCTTAAATTTAGCTACACCAGAAAATTCCGTTCCGTTCATTTACTTTCAGTTCTAA
- a CDS encoding prokaryotic cytochrome C oxidase subunit IV → MKLIILTYFILLGIVYYSFFGMGSTIPGTWNLILFSAIKFLLVCFIFMNLKVAHLFWKVAFPILIGIYSVSILLLT, encoded by the coding sequence ATGAAATTGATCATTCTTACCTATTTCATTCTTTTAGGGATTGTTTATTATTCATTTTTTGGAATGGGTTCCACCATTCCCGGAACTTGGAACTTGATTTTATTTAGCGCAATCAAGTTCCTTCTGGTTTGTTTTATATTTATGAATTTGAAAGTGGCTCACTTATTTTGGAAGGTGGCCTTTCCTATTCTCATTGGAATTTATTCCGTTAGTATTTTGTTACTGACTTAA
- a CDS encoding nucleoside-diphosphate sugar epimerase: protein MKILLLGGTGLIGKQVLLSLVFYPQIKKVIVWARNSQSASNPNVPIEVTKVSWEDFHSGKISIPDGLDAVFCCLGTTIGKAGSQEKFKEIDYEYPLLAAKQAKEKNVPGFYIITAMGSDASSTIFYNRVKGEIETELRKLQFPFLGIFRPSLLIGEREEVRIGEKVGEFLGNIIPFGLLGLKKFKPIPGEYVAKSMIHSLLHDKPEKGAPPQVKVYENDVLWEIGKDHSF, encoded by the coding sequence ATGAAAATTTTACTTCTTGGTGGTACCGGCCTTATCGGTAAACAAGTGTTACTCTCTCTTGTTTTTTATCCTCAAATCAAAAAGGTAATTGTTTGGGCAAGGAACTCTCAATCAGCTTCCAATCCGAATGTTCCTATTGAGGTAACCAAAGTTAGCTGGGAAGATTTCCATTCAGGGAAAATTTCGATTCCGGATGGATTGGATGCTGTGTTTTGTTGTCTTGGAACTACCATTGGCAAAGCAGGAAGTCAGGAAAAATTCAAAGAAATTGATTACGAATATCCACTCCTTGCAGCCAAACAAGCCAAAGAAAAAAACGTTCCCGGATTTTATATCATCACTGCTATGGGATCGGATGCCAGTTCTACTATTTTTTATAACCGAGTCAAAGGCGAAATTGAAACTGAACTTCGTAAGTTACAATTTCCTTTTTTGGGAATATTTAGGCCTTCCCTTCTCATTGGAGAAAGAGAGGAAGTTCGGATTGGAGAAAAAGTAGGGGAGTTTCTTGGAAACATCATTCCTTTTGGACTTCTGGGCTTAAAAAAATTCAAACCCATCCCTGGCGAATATGTTGCCAAATCCATGATACATTCTTTGTTACACGATAAACCTGAGAAGGGTGCACCTCCTCAAGTAAAAGTATATGAAAACGATGTCCTTTGGGAGATCGGTAAGGACCATTCTTTTTGA
- a CDS encoding cytochrome c oxidase subunit 3 gives MHENKIETNQSLWYPPGGILIWMIILVEVLTFSLGIGSLLYDKSKELTAFSFMQSHLNKTFAFYNTVFLLTSGFSIAMAAHFRTKNNFKFFTISLSASILFGFAFLFLKFYEFREKWSLGFGLETSQFFSYYWLLTGFHYLHVVVGVIILLIIYLNRKTISIDNLEAGGVFWHMCDLIWLLLYPALYLIQ, from the coding sequence ATGCACGAAAACAAAATAGAAACAAACCAATCGCTATGGTATCCACCCGGTGGAATTCTCATTTGGATGATTATCCTTGTCGAAGTTCTGACATTCAGTTTAGGAATTGGTTCCTTGCTATATGATAAGTCAAAGGAGCTTACGGCTTTTAGTTTTATGCAGTCACACTTAAACAAAACTTTTGCATTTTACAATACTGTCTTTTTGCTAACTAGTGGGTTTAGTATCGCAATGGCAGCACATTTCAGAACAAAAAATAATTTTAAGTTTTTTACAATTTCGTTATCTGCCTCCATTCTCTTTGGATTTGCTTTTCTTTTTCTTAAATTCTATGAGTTTCGAGAAAAGTGGTCATTAGGTTTTGGCCTCGAAACCAGTCAGTTTTTTAGTTATTATTGGTTACTCACTGGATTCCATTATCTTCATGTGGTTGTAGGTGTGATCATTTTGTTGATCATCTATTTGAATCGAAAGACCATCTCCATTGATAACTTGGAAGCAGGTGGCGTATTTTGGCACATGTGCGATTTGATTTGGCTATTATTGTATCCAGCTTTGTATTTAATTCAATAA
- the metK gene encoding methionine adenosyltransferase, with translation MSSLKNYIFTSESVSEGHPDKVCDQISDAILDAYLAQDPKSRVACETLVTTNLVVIAGEITSKGKVDTQEVARDVIRKIGYNDINMYFDADFAVVASHVHAQSPDIAQGVNEGEGLHTEQGAGDQGLMFGFAIAETPELMPAPLYYSHKLLEHLSDLRHTGKIDWLRPDAKSQVTIQYEDGKPKRVDTVVISTQHKPGVTHKQIEEAVIEECIKKMIPKELLTNTRYFINPTGKFEIGGPHGDTGLTGRKIIVDTYGGMGRHGGGAFSGKDPSKVDRSAAYIGRYIAKNVVAAGLAHKCEVQLAYAIGVAEPVSVLVDTFGTGTISDEEIAKRVLANFKLTPKGIVDGLDLLGKGRKYQETAAYGHFGRTGNTFTWEKTDKAEALKKG, from the coding sequence ATGTCATCTCTCAAAAACTATATCTTCACTTCCGAGTCCGTATCTGAAGGACACCCAGACAAAGTCTGCGACCAAATTTCTGATGCCATTCTCGATGCGTATTTAGCCCAAGACCCAAAATCCCGTGTTGCTTGTGAAACTCTTGTGACTACCAATCTCGTAGTCATTGCTGGTGAGATTACCAGTAAAGGAAAAGTGGACACACAAGAAGTGGCTCGTGATGTGATCCGTAAAATCGGTTATAACGATATCAATATGTATTTTGATGCAGACTTTGCTGTTGTTGCTTCCCACGTTCACGCACAGTCTCCCGATATTGCCCAAGGGGTAAACGAAGGAGAGGGGCTTCATACAGAACAAGGTGCTGGTGACCAAGGTCTTATGTTTGGTTTTGCCATTGCAGAAACTCCAGAGCTTATGCCTGCTCCGCTTTATTACTCACACAAACTTTTGGAACATTTGTCGGACCTTCGTCACACTGGAAAAATTGACTGGTTACGTCCTGATGCAAAATCACAAGTCACCATCCAATACGAAGATGGAAAACCAAAACGTGTTGATACAGTTGTAATCTCAACACAACACAAACCAGGTGTGACTCATAAACAAATCGAAGAAGCAGTCATTGAAGAATGTATCAAAAAAATGATACCAAAAGAACTTTTGACTAACACTCGTTATTTTATTAATCCTACTGGTAAATTTGAAATTGGTGGGCCACATGGTGATACAGGTCTTACTGGACGTAAGATCATTGTAGATACTTACGGTGGAATGGGTCGCCATGGTGGTGGAGCTTTCTCTGGAAAAGATCCATCGAAAGTAGACCGCTCAGCAGCATATATCGGCCGTTATATTGCGAAAAACGTTGTGGCTGCTGGCCTTGCTCATAAATGTGAAGTGCAACTTGCTTATGCAATTGGTGTTGCTGAACCAGTATCTGTTCTAGTTGATACATTCGGAACAGGAACCATTTCTGATGAAGAAATTGCAAAACGAGTTTTAGCAAATTTCAAACTCACACCAAAAGGAATCGTAGATGGTTTGGATCTTCTTGGAAAAGGAAGAAAATACCAAGAAACTGCGGCTTATGGTCACTTTGGTAGAACAGGTAATACATTTACTTGGGAAAAAACTGATAAAGCAGAAGCTTTAAAAAAAGGATAA